GCCTATGCGCAACGCTGGGTCGATGCGCAGCGCGGGCAGCTGAAGCGCCTCGGCATCATGGGCGATTGGGACCACCCCTACCTCACCATGCAGAAGGAGAGCGAGGCGGTGATCGTCGCCGAGCTTCTGAAGCTGGCCGAGGCGGGGAATGTCTACCGCGGATCGAAGCCGGTGATGTGGTCCCCGGTCGAACAGACCGCGCTCGCCGAGGCGGAGGTCGAATACGAGGACATCACCTCGACCCAGATCGACGTGGCGTTCGAGATTGTTGAATCGCCCATTCCGGAGCTGGTCGGCGCCCACGCGGTGATCTGGACGACGACGCCGTGGACGATCCCGGTGAACCAGGCTTTGGCTTACGGGCCCGAGGTTGAATACGTCTTGCTCCGAACAACCTCCGGTTTGAAAATTCTGGTCGCAAAGGAATTGCAGGGCGCCATGGGTGTGCGCGGACGCTCCGCAGGAGCGAACGGCGGCTACCTCGACGATCGGCTGTCCGATGGTAATGACGTCGAATTGTGGGCAGGCAAAGGTTCCGAACTCGCCGGAACCCTCGCCCGCCACCCGATGCACCACCTCGGCGGGTTCTACGCCGCGCCGCGCCCGCTGCTCCCCGGCGATTTCGTTACCACCGACAGCGGCACCGGCCTCGTCCACATGGCGCCCGACCACGGCGAGGACGACTTCGACCTGTGCAAGGCGAACGGGATCAACCCCGTCTTCGCGGTGATGGACGACGGGCGCTACCGCGACGATTGGGGCTGGCTGGGCGCGGCGGATGAGCGCCGCATGAGCGTCATCAACCCCAAGTTTAACGCGCCGCCCAATTCTGAAGGGACTGGGGGCCCGATCTGCGAGGACCTGCGCGAAGCGGGCGCGTTGCTCGCCGCGAGTGCGGACTACGCGCACTCCTACCCGCATTCGTGGCGCTCCAAGGCCAAGGTGATCTTCCGCTGCACCCCGCAGTGGTTCGTGCCGATGGACAAGCCGCTGGGTGACGGCACCACGCTGCGCGACACGGCCATTGCCGAAATCGCCCGCGTCCAGTTCATCCCCGAAAAGGGCCGCAACCGCATCGGCGCGATGGTCGAGGGGCGGCCCGACTGGGTGCTCTCCCGCCAGCGCGCATGGGGCGTGCCGATCACGCTGTTCGTGCGGCCGGATGGTTCGTACCTGCAAGACGCCGAGGTCAACGCCCGTATCGTCGCGGCGGTGAACGCGGATGGCATGGACGCGTGGAACAGCGCCAACAAAGCGGCGTTCCTCGGCCCGGACTACGACCCCGCAGAGTTCGAGATGGTCACCGACATTCTCGACGTGTGGTTCGATAGCGGCTGCACCCATGCCTTCGTGCTGGAGTCGGGGCGCTGGCCGGACCTGCAATGGCCCGCCAACCTCTACCTTGAAGGCAGCGACCAGCATCGCGGCTGGTTCCAGTCCTCGCTGCTTGAAAGCTGCGTCACCCGCGGCCGCGCGCCTTACGATCAGGTTCTCACCCACGGCTTCACCATGGATGCCAAGGGCAAGAAGATGTCCAAGAGCCTCGGCAACACGGTCGATCCGCTCAAGGTGATGGAGACCTACGGCGCGGACATCATCCGGCTGTGGGCGCTTTCGGTCGATTTCACCGAGGATCACCGCATCGGCGATGAAATCCTCAAAGGCGTGGGCGACCAGTACCGCAAGCTGCGCAACACCTTCCGCTACCTGCTCGGCGCGCTCGACGGGTTTGTGGGCGATATGAGCGATTCGGGAGAACTGCCCGAGCTCGAAGTCTATGTGCTGGCGCTGCTGGCCGACCTCGATCGCAAGTTGAAGGCGGCGGCGGAGGCTTACGACTTCAACCTCTACACCCGCCTGTTGGTCGATTTCTGCAACGAGGACCTTTCGGCGTTCTTCTTCGATATCCGCAAGGACTCGCTCTATTGCGACGGCCCGGATTCGACCACGCGCAACGCCTATCGCACCGTGCTCGACCTGCTGTTCCACGCGCTGGTGCGCTATGCCGCGCCGGTGCTGGTGTTCACCGCCGAGGAAGTGTGGATGAGCCGCTATCCCGAGGACGGCGAGGAGGATGACGCCGGCCAGCGCGGGTCTGTCCACCTGCTCGAATGGCCGAGCGTGCCGGGCGTGGTGGTCGAGAATGCCAAGTGGGCGCAGCTGCGCGCCCTTCGCGATTCCGTCAACGAAGCGATCGAACCGCTGCGCCGCGACAAGACCATCCGCTCCAGCCTCGAGGCCGAAGTGGTCGTCCCCGCCAGCATGGTGCCCGAAGGTGTCAGCGACGAACAACTCGCCGAGCTGTTCATCACCGCGACAGTCACCCGCGGGCAGGGCGATGCCGTGATCGTCACCAAGACCGCCCACCACAAGTGCTCGCGCTGCTGGCGCCATCTGCCCGACGTGGCGGATGACGGCGCGCTGTGCGGTCGCTGTGACGATGTGGTCAGCGTTATGGACGGTGCCGCATGAGCGCGCTGTTCACCCGCAACCGGCTGATCGGCCTCGCCATCGCCGCCCTGATCGCGATCGTCGATCAGGCGGTGAAGTGGTACGTGGTCGGCCCGCTGGCGCTGCGGCAGGTGGGGCGGATCGACCTGCTCCCCTTCTTCGACCTAACCTATACCGAGAACAAGGGCATCTCGCTGGGGATGTTCCAGGCCTATGACATGGAAACCCGCTGGCTGCTGGTGGCGCTCACCGCAGGCATCGCGCTGGTCGTGCTGGTGTGGATGATGCGCGAAAAGGCCATGGGTGAGATCGCCGGGCTCGCGCTGATCCTCGGCGGGGCGCTGGGCAATATCCGTGACCGCTTCGATCTGGGCTATGTCATCGACTATGCCGATTTCCACATCGGAACATTCCGGCCCTTCCTGATCTTCAACATTGCCGACGCCGCGATCACCATTGGCGTCGTCATTATCCTTGCCCGCAGCCTGCTGGTGCGCGACAAGGCGGACACCGAAACCGGGGAAGCGCCCCGTGGAGAGCGACAAGATGCGTAAGTTTGCACCCCTGATCCTGTTGGCTGGCGCTTCGGCGATGCTGGCTGCCTGTGGCGGCGGCGGCGGGGTGTTCGATCGCGCACGGCCGGACGAATTCGCCGTGCAGCGTCAGGCGCCCTTGGTTGTGCCGCCCGATTTCACGCTGACCCCGCCCGCCCCCGGCGCCCCGCGCCCGGCTGAGGGTACCGCGTCCGAACAGGCGCTTGATGCCCTGTTCGGCGGTCCGGCCCCGCGCAGCCGCGTCGAAGCCAGCTTGATCGACCGCGCCGGCGCGGCCGCGCCGAGCATCCGCAGCCAAGTCGGCGATACCGGCACCAACACCGTCGCCAAGGGCCGGGTGACCCGCGACATCATCGCCGCGCCGGAAGGCGACGGGCAAGCGGCAAGCACGGTTATCCCTTCTTGATGTTCCGCACGCCTCCGGCGTGCGAAATCCTCGCTCACGGGGCCTGAAGGCCCCGTCGCTGCGGGCGGCCGGTCGGCCTTGCGGTCGCTGGCGCGACCGATTCCAGCGCAAACCGCCGGGGCAGCAAAAAACTTAATCCCCCTCGTGGGCCCGGCTCACCAGCAGCTTGTCGATCCGGCGGCCATCCATGTCGACGACCTCGAAGCGCCAGCCCTGGTCGATGAAATACTCGCCCTCGCCCGGCAGCTTCTTCATCACCGACAGCGCATAGCCCGCAGCCGTGCCGAACTCGCGGTCCTCGCCATATTCGAGCCCCAACCGGTCGGATAGCGCATCGGCCGACAGTGAGCCCGACACCAGCAGCGAACCGTCTTCGCGCTCGACCACCGAAGGCAGATCGCCGTCGTCGCTATCGCTGGCGAAATTGCCGACGATCGCGGTGAGCAGGTCGACCGGCGTCACGATCCCTTCGAAGTGCCCGTATTCGTCGTGCACCAGAGCCATCGCGACTTCTGCCGATTGCAGCACCCGCAGCGCGTCCATCGCGTCGAGCTGATCGGGCACCACCTCGACCTTGCGCATCATGTCGCGCAGGGCGACCGGGCGGCTGGCGACCAGCGCGGCAAGCACATCGCGCACCTTCACCACGCCGAGGATCGTGTCGGGAGAACCTTCGCCGACGGG
This DNA window, taken from Porphyrobacter sp. ULC335, encodes the following:
- the lspA gene encoding signal peptidase II, producing the protein MSALFTRNRLIGLAIAALIAIVDQAVKWYVVGPLALRQVGRIDLLPFFDLTYTENKGISLGMFQAYDMETRWLLVALTAGIALVVLVWMMREKAMGEIAGLALILGGALGNIRDRFDLGYVIDYADFHIGTFRPFLIFNIADAAITIGVVIILARSLLVRDKADTETGEAPRGERQDA
- the ileS gene encoding isoleucine--tRNA ligase; protein product: MSDDSTQRDYRDTVFLPKTEFPMKAGLPQKEPGIAARWEAIGLYDALRAARRGREKFILHDGPPYANGDMHIGHALNHILKDMVCRTQNLLGRDAPYVPGWDCHGLPIEWKVEEQYRKEKKAKPVLTGAGRDEAAVKAFRDECRAYAQRWVDAQRGQLKRLGIMGDWDHPYLTMQKESEAVIVAELLKLAEAGNVYRGSKPVMWSPVEQTALAEAEVEYEDITSTQIDVAFEIVESPIPELVGAHAVIWTTTPWTIPVNQALAYGPEVEYVLLRTTSGLKILVAKELQGAMGVRGRSAGANGGYLDDRLSDGNDVELWAGKGSELAGTLARHPMHHLGGFYAAPRPLLPGDFVTTDSGTGLVHMAPDHGEDDFDLCKANGINPVFAVMDDGRYRDDWGWLGAADERRMSVINPKFNAPPNSEGTGGPICEDLREAGALLAASADYAHSYPHSWRSKAKVIFRCTPQWFVPMDKPLGDGTTLRDTAIAEIARVQFIPEKGRNRIGAMVEGRPDWVLSRQRAWGVPITLFVRPDGSYLQDAEVNARIVAAVNADGMDAWNSANKAAFLGPDYDPAEFEMVTDILDVWFDSGCTHAFVLESGRWPDLQWPANLYLEGSDQHRGWFQSSLLESCVTRGRAPYDQVLTHGFTMDAKGKKMSKSLGNTVDPLKVMETYGADIIRLWALSVDFTEDHRIGDEILKGVGDQYRKLRNTFRYLLGALDGFVGDMSDSGELPELEVYVLALLADLDRKLKAAAEAYDFNLYTRLLVDFCNEDLSAFFFDIRKDSLYCDGPDSTTRNAYRTVLDLLFHALVRYAAPVLVFTAEEVWMSRYPEDGEEDDAGQRGSVHLLEWPSVPGVVVENAKWAQLRALRDSVNEAIEPLRRDKTIRSSLEAEVVVPASMVPEGVSDEQLAELFITATVTRGQGDAVIVTKTAHHKCSRCWRHLPDVADDGALCGRCDDVVSVMDGAA
- a CDS encoding DUF3035 domain-containing protein, encoding MRKFAPLILLAGASAMLAACGGGGGVFDRARPDEFAVQRQAPLVVPPDFTLTPPAPGAPRPAEGTASEQALDALFGGPAPRSRVEASLIDRAGAAAPSIRSQVGDTGTNTVAKGRVTRDIIAAPEGDGQAASTVIPS